The nucleotide window GCTTCTACCACCAATGCGGGCAGGGACCATATCGAATGCAAAAAGAGATAGAACAAGCGTAGCAATACTAGAGAGATTATGGGACAATCAATTAACAGAGCTATTTAAAAATGTCGAAGGTGCCCAAAAGTATATTTCTTCTGCCCCTGGAAGACATGTTTTGCTGGAAAGTGCGGACTGGCTAGAATTGAATGTTGCCACTTTAAAGCCGTTGCAAAATGttcatattttcattttgaacGATATGGTACTTGTTGCTGGTAGACCACGAGATAAACAAAATGAGCTTGTAGTTAGCCAGTGCAATCATCTCAAAGAAGTTTCAATATCTCCTGATGGTGTTTCAAGTGACAGGTTATTATTCTCATTCGGGAACAATATCAAATGCTTGTATCAATGTCGTAAACAACAAGAGGGAATAAGACTGCTTGCTGTTGTTCGAAGAGCTAAAGACGATTTACGAGAAATATCCCAagcagaagaagagaatacaagaaaaattaaagaGTCTTTTACCTACCTACAGTCCACACAGCAGACACCTAGTAGGGAAAGTGCCAGGAGTCCCATCAAAGGTTCCAGACGAAGCGTTGGTAGTATGACACCTGGGAAAACTGGAGAGGCTGTTGATAGCTATCTTTTGGAAACGATCACAATGTCGATGCACTCCAGAACTCGCTCGAGGGACATGAACTCTGCTGCAAAACAGTTGAAAACTTTAGGAGACCAAAGTGAAGAGATCGATATCGAATTGGGTAGATTGAATTTTGACAAAGCCACTACACTATTGGTAGATCTAGAATCACAACTAGATCGACTTTCTGATCGCATTGATAACGAACATTTAATGCTGCATGACTTGATTAATTTAAAAATTGACCAAAAGCGAGACGCGATAGCTGCAAAGTTGTCACAGTCTATATCGAATTCGTTTGAAATATCTAATTTGGTATCTTGTGTTAAGAATATGATAAAACTAGGGTTCTCAGAGGAAGGTCTGGATCTTTTCCTACAAAATCGATCAAATCTAATCGAAGATCTGGTTTTACAGATTGGTTCATTCGATAACTCAACTAATTACTTCACACAAATAGCAGTAATTCGATTCCAAACCATGAAAAAGACAGTTTTATGTTTCCAACAGACCTTTCAAGATTCTGCGGATAAGTTTTCCTCAATATTAGTCAACTGGTGTAAGGAAGAAGTTGATTCACATTTTAAACTTATTGAGAAGCAACTTCTTAACGAGGAAATGCTTTCTGCTGCATCAATAAAGTCTTCAAGAAAGCAAATAGATGGTTTAAAGCAAGTAGGCCTCGATTTCGTTTACAAATTAGATGAGTTTATCCGGAAGAACAGCGATAAAATTCTCTAGCAAAATCAGTCGCTGTAAAATGGGTGATCGTACCGTAGGGTAGGTCATGtatagagaaaaaattagaaaGATCAACCTTACTATGGATGATCTGTGCAAGTAAAGGCTGTTATGAATCTTTCCAACCTTGACTGATGTTGTGACCAGTATTATCCAACCTACCGTTTGaaatgatttcaagaaactTCCAGAAGCTTCATGAAATCAGAGCCATTATTTTAATATAAAGAAGTCGATGAGCATCTCAAAGATGACCGATGTTGTCGAGGTTCATTTCTGGTTACAGCAATCTGCATATATCAGTTTGCATATATCAGGGGTATTATTAGATAGTTAAATTGAATAGTCAAATCGtggaaaatggaaaaacttCTCCACTGGTCAATCGCCAACTCGCAAGGCGACAAGGAAACTGTTGATAAGATAGGTCAGCCAGATCCCAAACTTTTAGCTCAACTATTTGGGAGTGGTGGGCCTGATGACCCCACTTTAATGAAAGAGGCAATTGCTGTAATTTCCAATCCAGAAGCAGACTTAGAAAACAAGCTGATTGCGTTCGACAATTTCGAGATGTTGATCGAAAATTTAGATAACGCCAACAATATCGAGAATATGAAGCTTTGGGTACCTTTGCTGAAGACTTTAGATGCAGAGCAAGAAGACCTGCGTGCATCGGGACTATCCGTTATTGGAACTGCAGCACAGAACAACATTCCAACTCAGGacagctttttgaaatatgataATGGTCTACGAAAACTGATAGAACTTGGAAACGACCTGA belongs to Zygotorulaspora mrakii chromosome 1, complete sequence and includes:
- the EXO84 gene encoding exocyst subunit EXO84 (similar to Saccharomyces cerevisiae EXO84 (YBR102C); ancestral locus Anc_3.343), whose protein sequence is MVDFSLKKAKNNWKNTRGSSPTKEKLNDSPSKIKTKMPNKKNPYTSMKMSPEYSKLPTMDAKQKTKVASSMQRRLSMQNPNYVPPKLDYSMPLPMSSMESLIQGHNASGANLVHGSNPQPIVDRAHNGKPSAHPKTSQPSTEMPSAIMKPEALRKVLGNPNFNAKSFVHDALGDATAIEIDGFTSNLTDLASEVQEEAKENINRSHRDILTVNNDLGSAAQELKQLRTSINELNEAMQQLLVMAQKRLQTEEHSSQPSSKNSNAPSSGLLPPMRAGTISNAKRDRTSVAILERLWDNQLTELFKNVEGAQKYISSAPGRHVLLESADWLELNVATLKPLQNVHIFILNDMVLVAGRPRDKQNELVVSQCNHLKEVSISPDGVSSDRLLFSFGNNIKCLYQCRKQQEGIRLLAVVRRAKDDLREISQAEEENTRKIKESFTYLQSTQQTPSRESARSPIKGSRRSVGSMTPGKTGEAVDSYLLETITMSMHSRTRSRDMNSAAKQLKTLGDQSEEIDIELGRLNFDKATTLLVDLESQLDRLSDRIDNEHLMLHDLINLKIDQKRDAIAAKLSQSISNSFEISNLVSCVKNMIKLGFSEEGLDLFLQNRSNLIEDLVLQIGSFDNSTNYFTQIAVIRFQTMKKTVLCFQQTFQDSADKFSSILVNWCKEEVDSHFKLIEKQLLNEEMLSAASIKSSRKQIDGLKQVGLDFVYKLDEFIRKNSDKIL